In one Candidatus Nitronereus thalassa genomic region, the following are encoded:
- the glmU gene encoding bifunctional UDP-N-acetylglucosamine diphosphorylase/glucosamine-1-phosphate N-acetyltransferase GlmU, which translates to MKRISAIVMAAGLGKRMRSKKAKVLHPVAGRPMVWYMASLARQVSDGSVVVVVGHQGDQVKAYLEQEKKTLDPLDIAFQSKQLGTGHAVQQAKSVLMPKGKSAAELCLILNGDTPLLTKATVERLLAHHRDTQAVVTILTTELTDPQGYGRVMRRAEGLVVKVVEDKDASPEERTNQEVNVGTYVVSTDFLFKALEKLKPNNAQGEYYLTDIIGIAVSQGLRVSGMKTMDSAECFGVNSREHLSFVEQVMRQRIRSQLLEAGVTMIDPNTTLIDDNVEIGQDTVLYPGVTIEGNSKIGCESVIRSHSRVSNSVIGDRVIIEDSSILEGALVEQGATIGPFARLRPGATVRSKAKVGNFVELKNVELGEGSKANHLSYLGDATIGKNVNIGAGTITCNYDGYKKERTVIEDGVFIGSDSSLVAPVTIGKGAVVGAGATVTKDVPAEALALSRSEQVNREGWAARRRAMYATDKASVTKKTSSPSPKRTSKPPTKKTQ; encoded by the coding sequence ATGAAACGAATCTCTGCCATTGTCATGGCCGCTGGCTTGGGAAAGCGAATGCGGTCTAAGAAAGCCAAAGTCTTACACCCTGTGGCCGGGCGGCCCATGGTGTGGTATATGGCCTCCTTGGCGCGACAGGTGTCCGATGGGAGTGTCGTGGTGGTTGTGGGTCATCAAGGCGATCAGGTGAAAGCCTACCTTGAACAAGAGAAAAAAACTCTCGATCCTCTGGATATTGCCTTCCAATCGAAGCAATTGGGCACTGGCCATGCGGTCCAACAGGCGAAATCGGTGCTCATGCCCAAAGGGAAATCGGCGGCGGAGTTATGTCTGATCCTCAATGGGGATACGCCTTTGTTAACCAAGGCGACCGTAGAACGGCTTCTTGCCCATCATCGGGATACCCAAGCCGTTGTGACCATTCTCACCACAGAGTTGACCGATCCTCAAGGCTATGGGCGGGTGATGCGCCGAGCCGAGGGGCTAGTGGTCAAAGTTGTTGAAGATAAAGATGCCTCACCGGAAGAAAGGACTAACCAAGAAGTCAATGTTGGGACCTATGTAGTCAGTACCGATTTTTTGTTTAAGGCTCTAGAGAAATTGAAGCCCAACAATGCCCAAGGAGAGTACTATCTTACGGATATCATTGGTATAGCAGTGTCCCAAGGGCTCCGCGTGAGTGGAATGAAAACCATGGATTCGGCTGAATGCTTTGGGGTGAATAGCCGGGAACATTTGTCGTTTGTGGAGCAGGTCATGCGTCAGCGGATTCGTTCGCAATTGTTGGAGGCTGGGGTGACCATGATTGATCCCAACACGACCCTCATCGATGACAATGTTGAAATTGGTCAAGACACAGTGTTGTATCCAGGTGTGACGATCGAAGGTAACAGCAAAATTGGATGTGAATCGGTGATTCGTTCCCATTCGCGCGTCTCGAATAGTGTGATTGGAGACAGGGTCATTATTGAGGACAGTTCAATTCTTGAGGGCGCCCTGGTGGAACAAGGGGCGACCATTGGTCCGTTTGCACGGCTTCGGCCAGGGGCCACCGTTCGGAGTAAAGCCAAGGTTGGGAATTTTGTTGAATTAAAAAATGTAGAATTGGGTGAGGGATCAAAAGCCAATCATCTTTCATATTTAGGTGATGCCACCATTGGAAAAAATGTCAACATTGGAGCCGGGACGATTACCTGCAACTATGATGGATACAAAAAGGAGCGAACAGTCATTGAAGATGGGGTATTTATTGGGAGTGATTCCAGTTTAGTTGCCCCGGTAACCATTGGGAAGGGTGCCGTTGTGGGGGCAGGAGCGACCGTGACCAAAGATGTTCCCGCTGAGGCGTTGGCCCTCTCACGGTCTGAGCAAGTGAATCGTGAGGGATGGGCGGCCCGCCGTCGTGCCATGTATGCAACAGACAAAGCAAGTGTTACTAAAAAAACGTCATCACCATCCCCTAAGCGAACTTCCAAGCCTCCCACAAAGAAGACTCAATAA
- the wecB gene encoding non-hydrolyzing UDP-N-acetylglucosamine 2-epimerase has protein sequence MKVLTILGTRPEIIRLSLLIPKLDKLTNHTLLHTGQNYTPELDSIFFESMKIRSPDINLDVRSKKVFGQIGRILEMVEGWIEKIQPDACLILGDTNSGLSAIVAEKKGVPVFHMEAGNRCHDLSVPEELNRKIIDHSSSWLLPYVESSRMNLLKEGLSDQSIFVTGNPIYEVLEHYRPQIQESQILETLQIQEKEFFLVTAHRQENVNSPERLTNLVTGLNKLGELYGFPVVWSLHPRTRSLLEKLSLEFHPLVKCCAPFDLFDFVKLEQSSFCVLTDSGTVQEECCIFQVPAVTLRDTTERPETIACGSNVLSGCCVEKILGGVALVTNNDFRWQVPREYVDPNVSDKVVRLLFGKI, from the coding sequence ATGAAAGTCTTGACCATTCTAGGCACTCGCCCTGAAATAATCCGGCTAAGTTTACTTATTCCCAAACTCGATAAGTTGACGAACCATACGCTATTGCATACGGGCCAGAATTATACTCCTGAACTTGATTCAATATTTTTCGAGTCTATGAAAATCCGTTCGCCGGATATCAATCTAGATGTCCGCTCGAAAAAGGTCTTTGGACAAATCGGAAGAATCCTTGAAATGGTAGAGGGCTGGATTGAAAAGATTCAACCCGATGCCTGTTTAATCTTGGGGGATACGAATAGTGGGCTCTCGGCCATTGTTGCAGAAAAAAAAGGTGTCCCGGTTTTTCATATGGAGGCCGGAAATCGTTGCCATGACTTAAGTGTTCCCGAAGAATTAAATAGAAAGATTATCGACCATTCGAGTTCTTGGTTATTACCCTATGTCGAGAGTAGTCGGATGAACCTTCTTAAGGAGGGTCTTAGCGATCAATCGATATTCGTGACGGGCAACCCCATTTACGAGGTTCTAGAGCACTATCGACCCCAAATTCAGGAAAGCCAGATATTGGAAACACTTCAGATTCAGGAAAAGGAATTCTTTTTGGTGACAGCCCATCGGCAAGAAAATGTAAATTCTCCAGAACGTCTAACGAATCTTGTCACGGGTCTCAATAAGCTGGGAGAGTTATATGGTTTTCCCGTGGTTTGGAGTCTTCACCCTCGTACTCGCTCATTGTTGGAAAAGCTTTCCTTGGAATTTCATCCCCTCGTGAAGTGTTGTGCACCATTTGATTTATTTGATTTTGTAAAGCTGGAGCAGTCTTCTTTTTGCGTTTTGACTGATAGTGGAACGGTTCAAGAAGAGTGCTGTATTTTTCAGGTTCCGGCTGTTACCCTTCGGGATACCACCGAACGCCCAGAGACTATTGCCTGTGGAAGTAATGTTCTCTCGGGGTGTTGTGTTGAAAAAATTTTAGGCGGAGTGGCATTGGTCACAAATAATGACTTCCGTTGGCAAGTGCCTCGGGAATATGTGGATCCAAATGTTTCCGATAAAGTGGTGCGATTGCTCTTTGGAAAAATTTAA
- a CDS encoding DUF502 domain-containing protein — translation MFSVTIKRYFLTGLLVITPIWGTVLVLKTLFVTVDSILGNMLADIVTEDYYVPGLGILTLVLLIFLAGMMATNFLGGRLVKRWEEILDRVPIVRGIYATLKSMMDILSFKQREKYNKVVMIQFPKDGNYVLAFVTGETRDEVQKLAPEPLVHVYVPTSPNPTSGYFLLVPEREVESVDMSVEEAMKLIVSGGLYSSGKTMGVPTIAPEKGHPVSGERVGVKTG, via the coding sequence ATGTTTAGCGTCACGATTAAACGGTATTTTTTAACCGGGTTGCTGGTCATTACCCCGATTTGGGGAACGGTCCTTGTACTGAAGACCTTGTTTGTCACGGTAGACAGCATACTAGGCAATATGCTGGCGGATATCGTGACAGAGGATTACTACGTGCCCGGGCTAGGGATCCTGACCTTAGTTCTTTTAATATTCCTCGCCGGAATGATGGCCACCAATTTTCTTGGGGGGCGTCTCGTCAAACGTTGGGAGGAGATTCTCGATCGAGTCCCGATTGTTCGTGGCATCTATGCGACACTGAAATCCATGATGGATATTCTATCCTTCAAACAACGTGAAAAATACAATAAAGTCGTGATGATTCAATTTCCCAAAGATGGCAATTATGTCTTGGCTTTTGTCACAGGGGAAACCCGAGACGAGGTCCAGAAATTGGCCCCCGAACCGCTTGTGCATGTTTATGTGCCAACCTCCCCGAATCCTACATCTGGATACTTTCTGCTGGTGCCGGAGCGGGAAGTTGAATCAGTGGATATGAGTGTGGAAGAAGCCATGAAACTGATCGTATCCGGGGGGCTCTATTCCTCCGGAAAAACCATGGGCGTGCCAACAATTGCTCCGGAAAAGGGGCACCCAGTTTCTGGTGAACGAGTGGGGGTAAAGACTGGGTAA
- the glmS gene encoding glutamine--fructose-6-phosphate transaminase (isomerizing): MCGIIGYIGDQNATSVLVDGLKRLEYRGYDSAGIAVLRHGQIEVRRSVGKLINLEKSLEKEHLIGNVGIGHTRWATHGKPSEQNAHPHRSGNVVIVHNGIIENYLTLRQRLQAEGYHFESETDTEVIAHFLAFHMKDGRSLQHAFRSTIRELHGSYAIAGLCMTEPETLVAARSGCPLVIGTGEKASYLASDVTPLLTHTREVIYLEDGDIGVLTPLGVEITGAEGRLANRETVLVNWNADAAEKGGYPHFMLKEIHEQPQVILDTLSGRFSYDSGEADLPDLSMTSEELYNAKRIWIVACGTSWHAGLVGKYLFEELIRKPVQVDIGSEFRYREPMVQEGDLFIAISQSGETADTLAAAREAKRLGARVLSIVNVVGSTLARESNGVIYTRCGPEISVASTKAFTGQVIALYLLALHIGRVRQVLSMDDGRWWLDQFMTLPAQVEHVIKREAEILSMAKRFYQHRNFLYLGRGINYPIALEGALKLKEISYIHAEGYAAGEMKHGPIALIDEEMPVVVLAPRDRLYDKTVNNLMEVKARSAPVIAFVSEGERELGALADFVFTIPSAHALLSPIPFTVALQLLAYHIAVLRDIDVDKPRNLAKSVTVE; this comes from the coding sequence ATGTGTGGAATTATCGGATATATTGGAGATCAAAACGCCACGTCTGTGCTGGTTGATGGACTAAAGCGGCTGGAATATCGGGGTTATGATTCCGCGGGAATCGCCGTGTTGCGGCATGGGCAAATCGAAGTCCGGCGAAGTGTTGGGAAACTAATCAACCTTGAAAAGTCCTTGGAGAAAGAACACCTCATTGGGAATGTGGGTATTGGCCATACCCGATGGGCCACTCACGGAAAACCCTCTGAGCAAAATGCACACCCTCATCGTTCTGGCAATGTGGTCATTGTCCATAACGGCATCATTGAAAATTATTTGACCCTTCGGCAACGGTTGCAGGCAGAGGGGTACCATTTTGAATCCGAAACCGATACCGAGGTAATTGCCCACTTCCTAGCCTTCCATATGAAAGACGGTCGTTCCTTGCAGCATGCTTTCCGATCTACCATTCGAGAGCTCCACGGCAGTTATGCGATAGCAGGATTATGCATGACCGAGCCAGAAACCCTTGTGGCTGCCAGATCGGGATGTCCCTTGGTCATTGGAACAGGTGAAAAAGCATCCTATCTGGCCTCTGATGTTACCCCATTACTGACCCACACAAGGGAAGTCATTTATTTGGAAGATGGTGATATTGGCGTACTTACGCCTTTAGGCGTGGAAATTACTGGAGCCGAAGGCCGTCTCGCCAATCGAGAAACCGTGTTGGTCAATTGGAATGCCGATGCAGCAGAAAAAGGGGGCTATCCCCACTTCATGCTCAAGGAAATCCATGAACAGCCCCAAGTCATTCTAGATACACTGAGCGGTCGATTTAGCTATGATTCCGGGGAGGCAGATTTGCCAGATTTATCCATGACTTCCGAAGAACTGTACAACGCCAAGCGGATTTGGATCGTGGCCTGCGGAACATCATGGCATGCGGGGCTCGTGGGAAAATATTTATTCGAAGAGCTCATTCGTAAACCCGTTCAGGTGGACATTGGCTCCGAGTTTCGCTACCGAGAACCGATGGTGCAGGAAGGCGATTTATTCATCGCCATCTCACAGTCTGGCGAAACGGCCGATACCTTGGCGGCAGCCCGGGAAGCCAAACGATTAGGGGCCCGAGTGTTGTCCATCGTGAATGTTGTGGGTAGTACCTTGGCTCGTGAGTCCAATGGAGTGATTTACACCCGATGTGGTCCTGAAATTAGCGTGGCCTCAACCAAGGCCTTCACAGGGCAAGTTATTGCCTTATACCTTTTGGCCTTGCATATTGGACGAGTGCGGCAAGTATTGAGTATGGACGATGGGCGATGGTGGTTGGACCAATTCATGACGCTGCCCGCTCAAGTCGAACATGTCATCAAAAGAGAAGCGGAAATTCTTTCCATGGCGAAACGGTTCTACCAACACCGCAATTTTCTCTATTTGGGTCGAGGTATTAATTATCCTATCGCACTGGAAGGCGCGTTAAAACTTAAGGAAATTTCTTATATTCATGCCGAAGGGTATGCGGCGGGTGAAATGAAGCATGGCCCGATTGCATTGATTGATGAGGAGATGCCGGTGGTCGTCTTGGCCCCGCGTGACCGGTTATATGATAAAACCGTCAATAATCTGATGGAAGTCAAAGCCCGTAGCGCCCCAGTCATTGCCTTTGTCAGTGAAGGTGAACGGGAACTTGGGGCGTTAGCCGATTTCGTCTTTACGATTCCGAGTGCCCATGCCTTGCTGTCGCCTATCCCGTTTACCGTGGCTCTTCAGTTGTTGGCTTACCACATTGCCGTCTTGCGCGACATCGATGTCGACAAACCACGCAATCTTGCCAAAAGCGTTACAGTCGAGTAG
- the holB gene encoding DNA polymerase III subunit delta' → MPFADVIGHEGPKRKLRTALANETIGHAYLFVGEDGVGKQLMAIRFSQALCCELPPATGQSDSCGQCRACVQIASESYPDFLMIRPEEDKANPQIKIDQIREVERHMMYRPLFSSRKICVINDADRLTSSAANAFLKTLEDPPEHCLFILVTSHPMKLLATVRSRCLTLRFFPASSSQVQGALALKQAAPEDDAKFLSQVSGNRIGVALQAEVAQVREHYLQFFELCRDHTLASTTEVLNLAEQFSKSGPCSDMVVWLSYGLRDLLLASIGAPERLWLHHSQRARIQQLIEDIAPDELFDLCDALYSLEQAPNRNLNSQLVLENFLIRFQQVIHRHAA, encoded by the coding sequence ATGCCTTTTGCTGATGTGATAGGGCACGAAGGGCCCAAACGAAAACTTCGCACAGCGTTAGCCAACGAAACGATTGGCCATGCATATCTCTTTGTTGGAGAAGATGGTGTGGGCAAACAGCTCATGGCCATACGATTTTCGCAAGCGCTCTGTTGCGAATTACCTCCGGCTACCGGCCAGTCTGATTCTTGCGGACAATGCCGCGCCTGTGTGCAGATCGCCTCAGAAAGCTATCCAGATTTCTTGATGATTCGCCCGGAAGAGGATAAAGCCAATCCCCAGATAAAAATTGATCAAATTCGCGAAGTCGAACGGCACATGATGTACCGGCCTTTGTTCAGTTCACGAAAAATCTGCGTCATCAATGATGCCGACCGCCTGACATCCAGCGCCGCTAATGCTTTTCTCAAAACCCTTGAGGATCCACCGGAGCACTGCCTATTTATATTGGTCACGAGTCATCCCATGAAATTACTGGCCACGGTGCGCTCTCGCTGCCTAACCCTTCGATTTTTTCCGGCATCCTCTTCTCAAGTTCAAGGAGCACTCGCTCTCAAGCAAGCCGCACCGGAAGATGATGCCAAATTTCTTTCCCAGGTGTCGGGAAATCGTATTGGGGTCGCGTTACAAGCAGAGGTCGCTCAGGTTCGAGAACATTATCTTCAATTTTTTGAACTCTGCCGCGATCACACCTTGGCTAGCACGACCGAGGTCTTGAACCTAGCCGAACAATTTTCAAAATCCGGGCCCTGCTCAGACATGGTGGTCTGGCTTTCCTATGGTTTGCGAGATCTCCTGTTGGCCAGCATTGGGGCTCCCGAACGGTTATGGCTGCATCACTCACAACGAGCTCGGATACAACAACTGATTGAGGACATCGCCCCTGACGAGTTATTCGATTTATGTGATGCCCTGTATTCCTTAGAGCAAGCGCCAAACAGAAATCTCAATTCACAACTCGTACTCGAAAATTTTCTGATTCGCTTCCAACAGGTCATTCATCGCCATGCGGCCTGA
- a CDS encoding nucleotide sugar dehydrogenase has product MSLLEKITDRSAVIGIVGLGYVGLPLAVLQTKTGYRVIGIDENPQKVDQVNKGKSYIGDVSDKDLAQAVGSKRFSASTDLELIAKCDVVLICVPTPLTLNKEPDIRAIVKVTKAIAQHAHPNMLVVLESTSYPGTTEEVILPKLTKKGLKVGINLYVAFSPERVDPGNSTFQTQNTFKLVGGVTPACCEIAKTFYEQSIVKIFPTTSTRVAEMTKVFENVFRSVNIALVNELAVLCDRMGINVFEVIDAAATKNFGFMPFYPGPGVGGHCIPLDPYYLAWKSKEYDLHTRFIELAGEINEGMPYFVVTKLQRILNQRKKCLNGASILVLGVTYKADTGDPRQSPATKVMELLQDEGAKLSYVDPFAQRITLGNVEYSTKKITPTLFDECDCALILTAHSCFDYDMIIKQAPLVFDTRNGTRHNKNEAKNVILL; this is encoded by the coding sequence ATGTCGCTATTAGAAAAAATTACCGACCGCTCGGCGGTAATAGGAATTGTGGGGCTTGGGTATGTTGGCCTACCTCTGGCGGTGCTCCAAACCAAAACTGGGTATCGCGTGATTGGAATTGATGAAAACCCTCAAAAAGTCGACCAGGTCAACAAAGGTAAAAGTTATATCGGCGATGTATCAGATAAGGATCTCGCTCAAGCCGTTGGGTCGAAACGTTTCTCAGCTTCCACCGATCTTGAGCTCATCGCCAAATGTGATGTGGTTCTCATTTGTGTTCCAACTCCCTTGACCCTAAACAAAGAGCCAGATATTCGCGCCATTGTTAAAGTCACTAAAGCCATTGCCCAGCATGCCCACCCTAACATGCTGGTAGTATTGGAGAGCACTTCCTATCCGGGAACTACCGAAGAGGTGATTTTGCCGAAGTTGACCAAAAAGGGACTAAAGGTTGGAATCAATCTTTATGTGGCGTTTTCTCCAGAGCGGGTCGACCCTGGGAATTCCACTTTCCAAACGCAAAATACCTTTAAATTGGTCGGAGGGGTAACCCCGGCCTGTTGTGAGATTGCAAAAACATTCTATGAGCAATCCATTGTCAAAATTTTCCCTACGACCTCAACCCGAGTTGCCGAGATGACCAAGGTATTTGAAAACGTTTTTCGTTCCGTCAATATTGCCTTGGTGAACGAACTCGCTGTTCTTTGCGATAGGATGGGCATTAATGTGTTTGAGGTTATTGATGCTGCCGCCACAAAAAATTTCGGCTTTATGCCGTTTTACCCAGGGCCGGGTGTCGGAGGGCATTGCATCCCATTAGATCCTTATTACTTGGCCTGGAAATCCAAAGAATACGACCTGCACACACGTTTTATTGAGTTGGCTGGGGAGATCAACGAGGGTATGCCTTACTTCGTGGTGACAAAGCTTCAACGGATTCTAAACCAAAGAAAGAAATGTTTGAATGGAGCATCGATCCTTGTCTTGGGTGTAACCTATAAGGCCGACACTGGAGACCCCAGACAATCGCCAGCAACCAAAGTCATGGAATTATTACAAGACGAAGGAGCCAAACTTTCCTATGTCGACCCCTTTGCTCAACGAATAACATTGGGGAACGTAGAATATAGCACAAAGAAAATCACCCCTACCTTGTTCGACGAATGTGATTGCGCCCTCATTCTTACCGCACATTCTTGCTTTGATTACGACATGATCATTAAACAAGCCCCTCTGGTCTTTGATACACGAAATGGAACTCGGCATAATAAGAATGAGGCAAAGAACGTTATTCTTCTTTAG
- the metG gene encoding methionine--tRNA ligase, with the protein MSDTFYITTPIYYVNDVPHIGHAYTTIAADVLARYHRLRGHDVFFLAGLDEHGQKVQQAAAKAGISPQAHCDRLTPQFQNLWKKLDISNDGFIRTTDASHQTVVQRFLQQLFDQQLIYRAEYTGWYCTFDERFWTEKDVEGGLCPDCHRPVEQLSESNYFFKMSQYQQRLLEHIDANPNFIRPESRRNEVLGFLQKPLEDLSISRPKSRLSWGIELPFDNDYVTYVWFDALVNYVSGLEYLPTTPAMDRFWPASVHLVGKDILTTHAVYWSTMLMALDLPLPQTIFAHGWWTVEGEKMSKSRGNVIDPYAMVDTFGVDAFRYFVLREVPFGQDGDFSVESFCGRVNSDLANGIGNLLSRTVTLIQRSYEGKIPASDSTETTDFDSELQATAEALIRDKLPLHLRPDRLEFNRALESIWGLVQLGNQYIDKTAPWVLAKDLEKRNRLNTVLYHAAETLRYLSMAVYPFMPKTAEDMSSQLGLQIDFSIPVLASTLRWGATAPGAAVQKGPSLFPRIDPAVIAKQGVTVSTESTAPSLPKDTGHTSNIPASSESTSTSPNIGPQITIEDFQKIQLKVAKVLSAERVPKSNKLLKLQVDLGAEQRQIVAGIGKKYAPEDVIGKSIVVVANLQPAKLMGVESQGMVLAAGGKEVLGLVTIGENDIEPGTQVR; encoded by the coding sequence ATGAGTGACACGTTTTACATCACCACACCCATTTATTACGTAAACGACGTTCCACATATTGGACATGCGTATACGACCATTGCCGCTGATGTTCTGGCACGATACCACCGCCTACGCGGCCATGATGTCTTTTTCCTGGCTGGCCTCGATGAACATGGGCAAAAAGTTCAGCAGGCCGCGGCCAAAGCTGGAATATCACCGCAAGCACATTGCGATCGCCTCACCCCACAATTTCAAAATTTGTGGAAGAAACTGGACATTTCGAATGACGGCTTTATTCGCACGACTGACGCTTCCCATCAAACCGTGGTCCAACGATTTTTACAACAACTCTTCGACCAGCAATTGATTTATCGCGCTGAGTATACCGGCTGGTATTGCACCTTTGATGAACGGTTTTGGACTGAAAAAGATGTGGAAGGTGGTCTTTGCCCTGACTGCCATCGTCCGGTCGAACAACTGAGCGAAAGTAATTACTTTTTCAAGATGAGCCAATACCAACAACGGCTGCTGGAACATATTGATGCCAATCCCAATTTTATCCGACCAGAGTCTCGCCGGAATGAAGTGCTGGGATTTTTGCAGAAGCCCCTCGAAGATCTGTCGATTTCCCGACCAAAGTCTCGACTGTCTTGGGGTATTGAACTGCCGTTTGATAACGACTATGTGACCTATGTGTGGTTTGACGCCTTAGTCAATTATGTGTCGGGGTTAGAGTACTTGCCAACCACCCCGGCGATGGATCGCTTTTGGCCAGCCTCAGTTCACCTCGTCGGCAAGGACATTTTGACAACTCACGCCGTCTACTGGTCGACCATGCTCATGGCATTGGACCTTCCCTTACCTCAAACAATTTTCGCCCATGGCTGGTGGACCGTTGAAGGAGAAAAGATGTCGAAAAGTCGTGGAAACGTCATTGACCCCTACGCCATGGTCGATACATTTGGCGTGGACGCTTTTCGATACTTCGTCTTACGTGAAGTGCCCTTTGGTCAAGATGGTGATTTTTCAGTTGAATCGTTTTGTGGTCGCGTGAATAGTGATTTGGCGAACGGGATCGGAAATTTGTTAAGTCGAACGGTGACCCTCATTCAACGATCTTACGAGGGGAAGATTCCAGCTTCTGATTCTACTGAGACCACCGACTTCGATTCCGAACTTCAAGCCACTGCCGAAGCGCTGATCCGAGACAAGCTTCCCCTCCACCTCAGACCAGACCGGTTGGAATTTAACCGGGCCCTCGAATCGATTTGGGGACTGGTCCAATTGGGCAATCAATACATCGACAAAACTGCACCCTGGGTTCTCGCGAAAGATCTTGAGAAGAGGAATCGTCTAAACACGGTCTTATATCATGCTGCGGAAACGTTACGTTATCTCTCTATGGCCGTCTACCCCTTCATGCCGAAAACCGCCGAGGACATGTCCAGCCAATTGGGACTTCAGATTGATTTTTCTATCCCAGTCCTTGCCTCCACCCTAAGATGGGGCGCCACGGCACCCGGGGCTGCAGTCCAAAAAGGTCCATCCTTATTCCCCCGTATTGACCCCGCAGTCATTGCCAAACAAGGAGTCACCGTGAGTACTGAATCGACAGCACCATCATTGCCAAAAGATACAGGGCACACCTCAAATATTCCTGCTTCTTCAGAAAGCACTTCGACTTCTCCAAACATAGGACCACAAATCACAATCGAGGACTTCCAAAAAATTCAATTGAAGGTCGCGAAGGTCCTCAGTGCCGAAAGAGTTCCAAAGTCTAACAAGCTCCTGAAGCTCCAAGTAGATCTTGGGGCCGAACAACGCCAGATTGTCGCTGGCATTGGGAAAAAATATGCCCCCGAAGATGTGATCGGCAAATCCATTGTGGTCGTGGCAAACCTCCAGCCTGCAAAACTCATGGGCGTGGAATCGCAAGGAATGGTATTAGCAGCCGGCGGGAAAGAAGTTTTGGGATTGGTGACGATTGGAGAGAACGACATTGAACCTGGAACGCAGGTCAGGTAG
- the tmk gene encoding dTMP kinase produces the protein MNSRVKKGRTSKPSPIRHGGLFISFEGIEGSGKSTQCQVLAQFLKDSGFRVIETREPGGTSIAEHIRDLFLQTKTTPGESLTPETEASLVFAARSQHVASLLLPALQNGEVVLCDRFSDSTLAYQGYGRGLNISKLQGYNRFITQGLTPDMTFLFDLPVQQGLARRRKGPNQNRIDQEALAFHARVRNGFLELARKYPRRITIINAHRSATAISHQIQTLMEPVLKRRLRNNKFQNSPR, from the coding sequence GTGAACAGCCGGGTGAAGAAGGGACGCACATCGAAGCCATCACCCATCCGACATGGGGGGCTGTTTATCTCTTTTGAAGGAATTGAGGGGAGCGGAAAGTCCACGCAATGCCAGGTCTTAGCCCAATTTCTTAAAGACTCCGGATTCCGTGTAATAGAAACCCGTGAACCTGGAGGTACCTCGATTGCCGAACATATTCGAGACCTTTTTCTTCAGACTAAAACTACCCCCGGAGAGTCGTTGACTCCTGAGACTGAGGCGTCCCTCGTATTTGCCGCCAGGAGCCAACATGTGGCCTCTCTTCTTCTACCCGCGCTCCAGAATGGTGAGGTGGTGTTGTGCGATCGTTTTTCCGACTCCACCCTGGCATACCAAGGGTATGGCCGTGGCCTGAACATTTCCAAGCTCCAGGGGTATAACCGTTTCATCACTCAGGGGTTGACTCCCGACATGACGTTTTTGTTTGATCTTCCTGTACAACAAGGACTAGCTCGGCGACGAAAAGGCCCCAATCAAAATCGAATTGACCAGGAAGCCCTGGCCTTTCATGCTCGTGTAAGAAATGGATTTTTAGAGCTTGCTCGGAAATATCCCCGGCGAATTACCATTATCAATGCTCATCGTTCGGCGACAGCCATTTCTCATCAAATTCAGACATTGATGGAGCCGGTACTCAAACGACGTTTAAGGAATAACAAATTTCAAAATTCACCTAGATGA